One Phaseolus vulgaris cultivar G19833 chromosome 2, P. vulgaris v2.0, whole genome shotgun sequence DNA window includes the following coding sequences:
- the LOC137811407 gene encoding protein P21-like, whose translation MAVTKSLSIFLFVAVICAAAAQAAQFNVTNNCNFTVWAAAVPGGGARLNPNETWSIEVANGTTGGRIWGRTNCTFDDAGRGECLTGDCGGVLVCNNTHGTPPNTLVEFGVNQYSNLDFYDISLVDGFNLPIQLNPTFNCSSVKCAANIIGECPTELQVPGGCNNPCTVFNTTEYCCTSGASGCGPTDYSKFFKERCPDAYSYPMDDATSTFTCMGGSDYRVVFCP comes from the coding sequence ATGGCAGTCACCAAAAGCCTCTCAATATTTCTCTTCGTCGCCGTGATCTGCGCCGCCGCAGCCCAGGCCGCGCAGTTCAACGTCACAAACAACTGCAACTTCACGGTGTGGGCCGCCGCCGTGCCCGGCGGAGGAGCAAGGCTGAACCCTAACGAGACATGGAGCATCGAGGTGGCGAACGGCACCACGGGAGGGCGCATTTGGGGCCGAACAAACTGCACCTTTGACGACGCGGGACGAGGTGAGTGCTTAACCGGCGACTGCGGCGGTGTTCTCGTGTGCAACAATACTCACGGTACACCCCCAAACACGCTGGTGGAATTCGGGGTGAACCAGTACAGCAACCTCGACTTCTACGACATCTCCCTGGTGGACGGTTTCAACCTTCCAATTCAGTTGAACCCGACATTTAACTGCAGCAGCGTAAAATGCGCCGCCAACATCATCGGAGAGTGCCCCACCGAACTGCAGGTTCCGGGCGGTTGTAACAACCCATGCACGGTTTTCAATACGACAGAGTACTGTTGTACCTCCGGTGCTTCGGGGTGCGGTCCCACCGATTATTCCAAGTTCTTCAAGGAGAGGTGCCCAGATGCGTACAGTTACCCTATGGATGATGCCACCAGCACATTCACTTGCATGGGAGGATCTGATTATAGGGTTGTGTTTTGCCCTTAA
- the LOC137811406 gene encoding thaumatin-like protein 1, translating into MAHSLSLTPLCALLMLASLSLATAANFEIVNNCPYTVWAAASPGGGRRLDRGQTWNLWVNAGTAMARIWGRTGCNFDGSGRGRCQTGDCTGGLNCQGWGVPPNTLAEFALNQFGNLDFYDISLVDGFNIPMDFYPVNGGCHKISCTADINGQCPGPLRAQGGCNNPCTVYKTNEYCCTNGQGTCGPTTYSRFFKDRCRDAYSYPQDDPTSTFTCPAGSNYKVLFCPLGDPLHMLPNTTTNQY; encoded by the coding sequence ATGGCTCACTCACTCTCCCTAACGCCACTTTGCGCCCTCCTCATGCTCGCCTCATTATCTCTCGCCACCGCTGCAAACTTCGAGATCGTCAACAACTGCCCCTACACGGTGTGGGCGGCTGCCAGCCCCGGCGGCGGGCGGCGCCTGGACCGCGGGCAGACGTGGAACCTGTGGGTGAACGCGGGCACTGCCATGGCCCGCATATGGGGTCGCACCGGGTGCAACTTCGACGGCAGTGGGCGAGGGCGGTGCCAGACAGGTGACTGCACCGGCGGCCTGAACTGCCAGGGCTGGGGCGTTCCTCCGAACACCCTGGCGGAGTTCGCCCTGAACCAATTCGGCAACTTGGACTTCTACGACATCTCCCTGGTGGACGGTTTCAACATCCCTATGGACTTCTACCCCGTGAACGGAGGGTGTCACAAAATCAGTTGCACCGCCGACATTAATGGGCAGTGCCCTGGGCCATTAAGGGCCCAAGGGGGATGCAACAACCCCTGCACCGTGTATAAGACGAACGAGTATTGCTGCACCAATGGGCAAGGAACTTGTGGACCCACTACGTACtctaggttcttcaaagatagGTGCCGTGATGCTTACAGTTACCCTCAGGATGACCCTACCAGCACCTTCACTTGCCCTGCTGGTTCTAACTACAAGGTTCTCTTCTGTCCTCTCGGAGATCCTCTTCACATGCTTCCTAATACCACCACcaatcaatattaa
- the LOC137811397 gene encoding methyl-CpG-binding domain-containing protein 13-like isoform X5 — MKKSSNGYRIDPDTVEKSPVEDLPPGWTIEAKVRKGGTGNRKDLFYIDPVSGYVFRSKKDALRYVKSGDISACAIKPFKRQNQDEDKVSNAVEKSIIEDLPPGHLTKVKIRKGSNGKRIDPDSDKKSQVEDLPPGWITEAKVRKGGTGKKKDLLYLDPVSGYVFRSKKDALRYVNSGDIDTCVLKPYKRGIQHEDNITQSSTGKKQKLKQSATNRRHSVDDVLEKNHVVNMMEHASEKNHSNRSLSKTKESNVARRFSRRLSGVEHDQLTCVANEQALQVPKRDFGKKISILDTDLTNKSSQLPSGVLEIGREEQGKVLLNSNKSGTKKEKQIFCRASKRLAGLQPKLMSNSISHKKAYKSKKSKGEVKATLQQSDGQPVMELADHATINGESSNKGRKLPEATPITSNQLKKFDDKEINKDEKSELAQSFAFHYSWSDPCLEFAIQTLTGTLPVEDSTDNGNARVSETNTSPKNRLVENVTGNSSDKTSRVNSKKSKNKKEPTVPRQLSKRLAGNEPEVLPTEKAVEYAAPQKSCNDNVAATASLTNGVSGHPYDREESKLVVQASDRLCRESLSKIEKSYDTKTVPNEQLRRHEDENVDDERSYSQFPTPFGDSWSDPCLEFAIKTLSGALPVDAPAADILPAVTPDVSETPNKETLQSMEQKRIDAETRDDPYQSQTKIEFNTVCHTSKQVQNQPEVTTYSTSCGTDPKFATGESYKDGDSVARNSNGREPQRIKSGNPIEIDINKTILEEEPQPETINYDNSEREFGASFMDSWSDPCLEFAFNTLSGTIPGEENITIPACFQENAHSHGQRGGVSNMPEFGFSSISHSGISFHNNNIGDNSNSVQQSPASSSFLPQEKQDLNGFWGVDPPQPYFQNNNNFQRK; from the exons aatgcTGTTGAGAAGTCCATCATAGAGGATTTACCACCTGGGCATTTAACAAAAGTCAAAATTAGGAAGGGCAGTAACGGCAAAAGGATAGATCCG GATTCGGACAAGAAGTCCCAAGTTGAGGATTTACCACCTGGGTGGATAACAGAAGCCAAGGTTAGGAAGGGTGGTACTGGCAAGAAGAAAGATCTG TTATATTTAGATCCAGTGAGTGGATATGTATTTCGCTCCAAGAAGGATGCACTGCGTTATGTTAATTCTGGCGATATAGATACGTGTGTGCTTAAACCATATAAAAGAGGAATCCAACATGAAGACAACATAACT CAATCATCTACTGGCAAAAAACAGAAACTAAAGCAGTCTGCAACAAATCGCCGCCATTCTGTAG ATGATGTGCTAGAGAAGAACCACGTTGTGAATATGATGGAGCATGCTAGTGAAAAGAATCACAGCAACCGTAGTTTATCCAAAACTAAGGAGTCCAATGTGGCTCGCCGTTTTTCACGGAGACTTTCTGGGGTTGAACATGACCAGTTGACCTGTGTGGCCAATGAACAGGCTCTTCAAGTTCCTAAAAGAGATTTCGGAAAAAAGATAAGTATTTTAGACACTGATTTGACAAATAAATCATCTCAGCTGCCGAGTGGTGTCCTGGAAATTGGGCGTGAAGAGCAAGGAAAGGTGCTGTTGAACTCAAACAAATCTGGaaccaagaaagaaaaacaaattttttgtcGTGCTTCAAAACGATTAGCTGGACTTCAACCCAAGCTGATGAGCAACTCCATTTCCCACAAAAAAGcttataaaagtaaaaagtcCAAAGGTGAGGTCAAAGCAACCTTGCAGCAAAGTGATGGTCAGCCAGTTATGGAGCTTGCAGATCATGCAACAATAAATGGAGAGTCGTCAAATAAAGGCAGAAAACTTCCCGAAGCCACACCCATAACTAGCAATCAACTGAAGAAATTTGAcgacaaagaaataaataaagatgagaAATCAGAACTTGCGCAATCCTTTGCATTTCATTATTCTTGGTCTGACCCATGCTTGGAATTTGCAATTCAGACCCTCACAGGTACATTACCGGTTGAAGATTCAACTGACAATGGTAATGCCAGGGTTTCTGAAACTAATACATCTCCCAAAAATAGGTTGGTTGAGAATGTTACAGGAAACAGCAGTGACAAAACCTCACGTGTAAATTCAAAGAAATCCAAGAACAAAAAGGAGCCTACAGTGCCAAGGCAGTTGTCAAAGCGACTTGCTGGCAATGAACCTGAGGTACTTCCTACTGAAAAAGCTGTTGAATACGCCGCCCCTCAAAAGTCGTGCAATGACAATGTAGCTGCTACTGCGAGTTTAACTAATGGAGTGTCTGGGCATCCTTATGACAGGGAAGAATCCAAACTTGTTGTCCAGGCATCTGACAGGTTGTGTCGTGAATCATTGAGCAAGATTGAGAAGTCATATGATACCAAAACGGTTCCCAATGAACAATTGCGGAGGCATGAAGATGAAAATGTCGATGATGAAAGATCATATTCACAGTTCCCCACACCTTTTGGGGACTCCTGGTCAGATCCTTGCTTAGAATTTGCAATTAAGACTCTTTCTGGTGCTTTGCCAGTTGATGCACCAGCTGCGGACATTTTACCTGCTGTGACTCCTGATGTTAGTGAGACCCCAAATAAGGAGACACTTCAGAGTATGGAGCAGAAGAGAATCGATGCTGAAACTCGTGATGATCCCTACCAGTCCCAGACCAAGATAGAGTTTAATACTGTTTGCCACACATCAAAACAAGTCCAGAACCAGCCCGAGGTGACGACCTACTCCACATCTTGTGGAACTGATCCAAAGTTTGCAACTGGAGAGTCTTACAAGGATGGAGACAGTGTAGCCAGGAATTCTAATGGAAGAGAGCCCCAACGTATTAAATCTGGGAACCCAATAGAAATTGATATAAACAAAACAATTCTCGAAGAAGAACCACAACCCGAAACAATAAACTACGATAATTCTGAAAGAGAATTCGGTGCTTCATTTATGGATTCTTGGTCAGATCCATGCCTAGAATTTGCATTTAATACTCTTTCAGGCACAATACCAGGAGAGGAAAATATAACAATTCCAGCATGTTTCCAGGAAAACGCGCATAGCCATGGCCAAAGAGGGGGTGTCTCGAATATGCCGGAATTTGGATTTTCCAGCATTTCTCATAGTGGTATCTCATTTCACAATAATAATATAGGGGATAACTCCAACTCAGTGCAACAGTCACCAGCGAGTTCTTCTTTTCTCCCCCAGGAAAAACAGGACCTCAACGGTTTCTGGGGGGTTGATCCTCCACAACCATACTTtcagaataataataattttcagaGAAAGTGA